One stretch of Dehalococcoidales bacterium DNA includes these proteins:
- a CDS encoding aminotransferase class V-fold PLP-dependent enzyme, whose protein sequence is MIYLDNAATSWPKPPEVLKAMTEVIERAGGNPGRSGHRLSIAAARVIYDTREAVARFFGSSDPLRVIFASNATHAINLALKGILKPGDHVVTSSMEHNSVMRPLRSLEKQGVRLSIIPCSTNGSIDVRDISRALTPGTKLIVMTHASNVVGTLLPVNEIATIAHQAGTLLLVDAAQAAGVIPIDMRASGIDLLAFTGHKELQGPPGIGGLAINNDVNVSQVEPLICGGTGSRSESEEQPENLPDKFESGTANLVGIAGLGAGLRWIMDRGISEIWDNMKKLRRMLIDGLSSLPGVITYGTTDTDLSAAIVSFKIDEKHVSEIGLMLDEEYGILSRVGLHCAPAAHKTIGSFPEGTVRLSPGVFTTVSEVQETVRAIRKIVKS, encoded by the coding sequence ATGATTTATCTTGATAATGCAGCAACATCATGGCCGAAGCCGCCGGAAGTCTTAAAAGCGATGACCGAAGTTATTGAGCGTGCCGGGGGCAACCCCGGTCGCTCCGGGCATCGGCTCTCAATCGCAGCGGCGCGGGTAATATACGATACCAGAGAAGCAGTAGCCCGCTTTTTCGGTAGCTCAGACCCGTTACGGGTAATCTTCGCCAGCAATGCCACTCATGCCATCAACCTGGCTCTCAAGGGGATACTGAAACCCGGCGATCATGTGGTCACCAGTTCTATGGAACATAACTCAGTAATGCGTCCGCTACGCAGTCTGGAAAAACAGGGCGTTCGTCTCAGCATCATCCCGTGTTCTACCAACGGTAGTATCGACGTTAGAGACATTAGCAGGGCTCTCACACCAGGCACAAAACTTATTGTGATGACCCATGCCAGTAACGTGGTAGGAACGCTGTTACCGGTTAATGAAATTGCCACAATCGCCCATCAGGCCGGCACTTTGCTGCTGGTGGACGCTGCCCAGGCGGCTGGAGTCATACCCATAGATATGCGGGCCTCAGGGATTGACCTCCTGGCATTCACCGGGCATAAAGAGTTGCAGGGTCCTCCCGGCATCGGAGGGTTGGCCATAAATAACGATGTTAACGTTTCACAGGTTGAACCGCTAATATGCGGAGGTACGGGGAGTCGCTCCGAGTCAGAGGAGCAGCCCGAGAACCTCCCCGACAAATTTGAGAGCGGCACGGCTAATTTGGTCGGAATTGCTGGCCTTGGCGCCGGCTTAAGGTGGATAATGGACAGGGGAATATCAGAAATCTGGGATAATATGAAGAAGCTCCGCCGGATGCTCATCGATGGTCTATCCTCTCTTCCGGGAGTGATTACATACGGAACTACTGATACTGACCTTTCGGCAGCAATCGTTTCTTTTAAGATTGACGAAAAACATGTTTCGGAGATAGGACTGATGTTGGATGAGGAATATGGTATATTATCACGGGTAGGGCTGCATTGTGCGCCGGCAGCGCATAAAACGATAGGATCATTTCCTGAAGGAACGGTGCGGCTGTCACCTGGTGTTTTTACCACTGTGAGCGAAGTTCAAGAGACGGTACGGGCAATAAGGAAAATCGTAAAGTCATGA
- a CDS encoding DUF3343 domain-containing protein produces the protein MMRYGVVLFHTTSAVMRAEKLLIEERYSIKLIPTPRQFSSDCGIALRFDWSYREEVKSVLDKAQVEFDTINYLGAKGV, from the coding sequence ATGATGCGATATGGAGTAGTGCTTTTTCATACCACTTCGGCAGTCATGCGTGCAGAGAAGCTGCTAATAGAGGAACGATATTCTATCAAGCTCATACCGACGCCGCGACAGTTCTCCAGCGACTGCGGTATCGCCTTGCGGTTTGATTGGAGCTACCGGGAAGAGGTAAAGTCTGTGCTGGATAAGGCACAGGTGGAATTTGATACCATCAACTATCTGGGTGCTAAAGGTGTTTAG
- the selD gene encoding selenide, water dikinase SelD yields MEERPKVPRLTETVRGAGUACKIGPGDLAKALCELPLTTDPNLLAGMEKCEDAGVYKLNDELAIVQTLDFFTPIVDDPYAFGQIAAANALSDVYAMGGKPLTAMNIVCFPVKTMDISVLKQILAGGLDKIREAGVVLVGGHSVDDQELKYGLSVTGTINPARVVFNSGARAGDRLILTKPLGTGIINTAAKGAIAGKETIDQAVRCMSTLNRIASELMMEAGVNACTDVTGFGLLGHACEMIEGADVGMVIYSKAVPLLPEVREFAAMGLVPGGTYRNKEFRSSMVEVAADTPDDLLLILFDAQTSGGLLISTPSAQAEGLLQSLHGRGTAEAAIIGEVIAEPKGKIVIR; encoded by the coding sequence ATGGAAGAGCGACCAAAGGTACCGCGTCTCACCGAAACCGTTCGCGGTGCCGGTTGAGCTTGTAAAATAGGTCCGGGTGACCTGGCGAAAGCATTGTGTGAATTACCGCTCACTACCGATCCAAACCTGCTGGCAGGCATGGAGAAGTGTGAGGATGCTGGCGTCTATAAGCTGAACGACGAGCTGGCCATAGTACAGACCCTCGATTTCTTCACCCCTATTGTCGATGACCCCTACGCTTTCGGTCAGATCGCTGCCGCCAATGCCTTAAGCGACGTCTATGCTATGGGCGGCAAACCGCTGACCGCAATGAACATCGTCTGCTTTCCGGTAAAGACGATGGATATCTCGGTACTGAAGCAAATCTTAGCCGGGGGGCTGGACAAAATAAGGGAGGCCGGGGTTGTCCTGGTCGGCGGCCACAGTGTAGATGACCAGGAACTGAAATACGGGCTCTCCGTTACCGGCACCATCAACCCGGCCAGAGTAGTCTTCAACAGCGGGGCCAGAGCAGGCGACCGGCTCATCCTGACCAAGCCGCTGGGCACCGGAATAATAAATACCGCCGCAAAGGGTGCTATAGCCGGTAAAGAAACAATCGATCAAGCAGTACGGTGTATGTCCACCCTCAACAGAATAGCCTCGGAGCTGATGATGGAAGCCGGGGTTAATGCCTGTACTGACGTTACCGGATTCGGCCTGCTGGGTCATGCCTGTGAGATGATTGAAGGTGCCGATGTTGGCATGGTAATCTACTCTAAGGCGGTACCGCTCCTCCCGGAAGTAAGAGAGTTTGCCGCAATGGGGCTGGTTCCGGGCGGTACATACCGCAATAAGGAGTTCCGCTCCTCTATGGTAGAGGTGGCAGCCGACACCCCGGATGACTTGTTGCTCATTCTCTTCGATGCTCAGACTTCGGGAGGATTGCTCATCTCAACACCATCCGCTCAAGCCGAAGGACTGCTCCAGAGTCTGCACGGCAGGGGTACAGCCGAGGCAGCCATTATCGGTGAGGTGATCGCCGAGCCGAAGGGCAAGATTGTAATAAGATAG
- a CDS encoding ATP-binding cassette domain-containing protein, translating into MKTGEAKKPGILQLRGVRKVFARGTIDEVKALDGIDLGVYERDFITIIGSNGAGKSTLLNIVAGVYPPERGGRVVIGGVNVTNLKEYKRAAYVGRVWQQPEAGTARNLSIEENLSLALLRGQPRGLKLAINRQRRQLFREALAVLGLGLEDRLNTPVGTLSGGQRQALALVMATISRPTILLLDEHIATLDPKTAQTVLQLSDMIIEREKMTAIMVTHNMEIALNYGNRLVMMHKGRIIVDIGEKDKKTLSVADLVTAFGRAAGEQFNDDSILLSDS; encoded by the coding sequence GTGAAAACTGGTGAAGCTAAGAAGCCTGGTATACTCCAGCTTAGAGGGGTGAGGAAGGTATTCGCCCGGGGGACTATCGATGAGGTAAAGGCCCTGGATGGGATCGATCTGGGGGTATACGAACGAGACTTTATCACCATTATCGGCAGCAACGGGGCGGGAAAGTCCACGCTGCTTAACATTGTCGCTGGCGTTTATCCTCCGGAGAGGGGGGGGCGGGTTGTTATCGGCGGTGTTAATGTCACCAATCTGAAGGAGTATAAGCGGGCTGCCTATGTCGGCCGGGTGTGGCAGCAGCCTGAGGCAGGAACGGCGCGTAACCTCAGCATCGAGGAGAACCTTTCTCTGGCCCTGCTGCGGGGCCAGCCGAGAGGGCTGAAGCTGGCTATTAACAGGCAGCGGAGGCAGCTATTCCGTGAAGCGCTGGCTGTACTCGGGCTTGGTCTGGAGGACAGGCTGAACACTCCGGTAGGCACCCTTTCCGGCGGGCAGAGACAGGCTTTAGCCCTGGTTATGGCTACCATAAGCAGGCCGACTATCCTGTTGCTCGATGAGCACATCGCCACACTGGATCCGAAGACCGCCCAGACGGTGCTCCAGCTAAGTGACATGATTATCGAGCGGGAAAAGATGACCGCGATAATGGTTACCCACAATATGGAGATCGCTCTTAACTACGGTAATAGACTGGTTATGATGCATAAGGGCAGGATTATTGTGGATATCGGTGAGAAGGACAAGAAGACGCTCAGCGTTGCTGACCTGGTAACCGCCTTTGGACGGGCGGCCGGGGAGCAGTTCAACGATGATTCTATCCTACTAAGTGACAGCTGA
- a CDS encoding ABC transporter permease: MDVGSLLSVSLYEGLVFGLLTIGVYLTFRVLAFPDLGVDGSFPLGGAIAAVLIVAGANPFLATLAAFGSGLCAGLITGLLNTKLRISALLSGILMMVALYSVNLRIMGGGNVPLLRDVTSFDLVAQILGVRGGMALSIAFVLLVVAVFVTGLNWFLRTEIGLSLRATGDNEQMVRGLGASTDRNVLIGCAISNGLVALAGALVAQNQGFSDVGMGIGMIVMGLAAVIIGEGVFRPRGITSILLACLGGTFLYRLFINIALRLGMAPGDLKLITAILVVVVLAIPFIRKKIRGEWMPPAARM; encoded by the coding sequence TTGGATGTTGGCAGCCTGCTGTCCGTATCCTTATACGAAGGCCTAGTCTTCGGACTGCTTACAATAGGTGTTTATCTAACCTTTCGTGTTCTTGCTTTCCCCGATCTCGGCGTAGATGGTAGCTTCCCTCTGGGTGGTGCCATTGCTGCCGTGCTTATTGTCGCTGGCGCCAATCCTTTTCTGGCGACACTGGCTGCCTTTGGCAGTGGCCTTTGTGCCGGACTGATAACCGGACTGCTCAATACCAAGCTCAGGATAAGCGCCCTGCTCTCCGGTATCCTGATGATGGTGGCACTATACTCGGTAAACCTGAGGATTATGGGTGGGGGGAATGTGCCGCTGCTTCGTGATGTCACCAGCTTTGACTTGGTAGCCCAGATTCTGGGCGTTCGCGGTGGTATGGCCTTGTCAATTGCCTTCGTACTATTGGTGGTTGCTGTTTTTGTCACCGGGCTGAACTGGTTTTTGCGTACTGAGATAGGGTTATCGCTAAGGGCCACCGGCGATAACGAGCAGATGGTACGTGGTCTGGGTGCCTCTACTGATAGAAACGTGCTTATCGGTTGTGCTATTTCCAATGGCTTGGTCGCCCTCGCCGGTGCCCTGGTCGCTCAGAATCAAGGCTTTTCCGATGTGGGGATGGGGATTGGCATGATTGTAATGGGTTTGGCTGCGGTGATAATTGGTGAAGGGGTCTTCCGTCCTCGGGGAATTACTTCAATTCTGCTGGCCTGTCTGGGCGGTACCTTTCTCTATCGCTTATTCATCAACATCGCTCTCAGGCTGGGTATGGCCCCGGGCGATTTAAAGTTGATTACGGCAATTTTGGTTGTGGTTGTTCTGGCGATTCCGTTTATCCGTAAAAAAATACGTGGCGAGTGGATGCCGCCGGCGGCGCGAATGTGA
- a CDS encoding ABC transporter substrate-binding protein, giving the protein MKKKRLWVLLGSIGLILTLASVFPLLSGCQSSQPQMYKIGITQIVTHPALDANRQGFIDQMTEEGFVEGVDVTYDSDTAEGDMSIAASIAQKFVSEKVDLILAIATPTAQASVEAAKGTDIPIVFGSVTDPVAAGLVDGWDNPGGNVTGISDWADIATQIQLVLDICPECKNLGTVYNAGEVNSKVQIDELKAIAPGLGIESIVEATVAASADVLAAAQSLVGRVDAIWIPTDNTVVSGFEAVVKACEDNQIPLFAADTATVERGAIGTPGIDYYVLGQECGKIAARILRGENPADIPVKKVPMTDLYLNPAAAERLGVTIPQSVLDGATEIVTE; this is encoded by the coding sequence GTGAAAAAGAAAAGGTTATGGGTTCTACTTGGTAGCATCGGCTTGATATTAACGTTGGCTTCGGTCTTTCCTTTGCTGAGCGGGTGCCAGTCATCTCAGCCGCAGATGTACAAGATTGGCATCACCCAGATAGTTACTCACCCGGCCCTGGATGCCAATCGCCAGGGATTTATAGATCAGATGACCGAAGAGGGTTTTGTTGAGGGAGTGGATGTGACATATGATTCCGATACCGCTGAAGGCGATATGTCTATCGCAGCTTCTATCGCCCAGAAGTTTGTTTCCGAGAAGGTGGATCTGATTCTGGCTATAGCTACGCCTACTGCACAGGCCTCTGTCGAGGCAGCTAAGGGCACTGATATACCGATAGTATTCGGTTCCGTTACGGACCCGGTGGCGGCAGGGCTGGTTGACGGTTGGGATAATCCGGGGGGTAATGTGACCGGTATAAGCGACTGGGCTGATATCGCCACTCAGATACAGTTGGTCCTGGATATTTGCCCTGAGTGTAAAAACCTGGGTACAGTCTACAATGCCGGTGAGGTAAACTCTAAGGTTCAGATAGATGAGCTCAAGGCGATTGCTCCTGGTCTGGGTATAGAGAGTATTGTCGAGGCTACGGTAGCGGCGTCGGCAGATGTCCTTGCCGCGGCACAGTCACTGGTGGGCAGGGTTGATGCCATTTGGATTCCTACGGATAATACGGTTGTCTCCGGTTTCGAGGCGGTGGTAAAGGCCTGCGAGGATAATCAGATACCTCTCTTCGCTGCCGATACGGCTACGGTGGAGAGGGGTGCTATCGGTACTCCCGGCATTGACTATTATGTCCTGGGTCAGGAGTGCGGTAAGATAGCTGCCCGTATCCTTAGGGGTGAGAACCCGGCTGATATCCCGGTTAAGAAGGTACCGATGACAGACCTGTACCTCAATCCGGCGGCAGCAGAGAGGCTGGGGGTGACCATCCCACAGTCCGTGTTGGATGGGGCTACCGAAATAGTTACTGAATAA
- a CDS encoding NfeD family protein — translation MKEKPRIMLTILVTLLEEIALVIFIFLGLPMLGVEVPLGGLIAMMAAIATYGIISYRLGSRVLRKKPVAGLSDMVGIRGEVVKKLAPVGTIRIGSELWDAKTDDQEIEKGKEVIVIKREGLKLIVRKDSLRDAAEDHTRP, via the coding sequence ATGAAAGAAAAGCCCCGAATTATGTTGACCATTCTGGTTACTCTATTGGAAGAGATTGCCCTGGTAATCTTTATCTTTTTGGGTCTGCCGATGCTGGGGGTTGAGGTTCCGTTGGGTGGTCTGATTGCCATGATGGCGGCTATAGCTACCTATGGTATTATCTCTTATCGGCTGGGCAGCCGGGTGTTGCGCAAAAAGCCGGTGGCTGGTCTATCCGATATGGTCGGTATCAGGGGTGAGGTGGTAAAAAAACTGGCTCCGGTAGGTACCATTAGAATCGGCAGTGAGCTCTGGGACGCCAAGACTGACGATCAGGAAATAGAGAAGGGCAAGGAAGTCATCGTGATAAAGCGTGAGGGGCTTAAGCTTATCGTGCGTAAGGATAGCCTTCGTGATGCCGCAGAAGACCACACCCGGCCTTGA
- the gatC gene encoding Asp-tRNA(Asn)/Glu-tRNA(Gln) amidotransferase subunit GatC: protein MRLGREEVLRIAILARLGLSEVEVDRFKDQLSHILESFEILQQVDTTSVPPTTHPITLENVLRSDEVADSLPQNMVLANAPRKDGDFFKVRAVLGNT, encoded by the coding sequence GTGAGGCTTGGTCGTGAAGAGGTACTGCGTATTGCCATCCTGGCCCGGCTGGGTCTGTCTGAAGTCGAGGTAGACCGGTTTAAAGATCAGTTGTCCCATATCCTGGAGAGCTTTGAAATACTGCAGCAGGTAGATACCACCAGCGTACCTCCCACCACCCACCCCATCACTCTCGAAAACGTACTGCGCAGTGATGAGGTGGCCGACTCCCTACCACAGAACATGGTCCTGGCCAATGCGCCCCGGAAGGACGGGGACTTCTTCAAAGTACGGGCTGTCCTCGGCAACACGTAA
- the gatA gene encoding Asp-tRNA(Asn)/Glu-tRNA(Gln) amidotransferase subunit GatA encodes MSVILDPTRLTIHKAHELLKTGQVSSVELTRACLERIQQVEPKVSALVTITDKLALSQAEQADRLIASGDSSPLTGIPVIIKDNMCTRGVRTTCSSRMLEDFVPPYDATVVEKLNDARTVIVGKANMDEFAMGSSTENSALFPTHNPWNLEHVPGGSSGGSAVAVAASEAIYALGSDTGGSIRQPAGFCSVTGMKPTYGRVSRYGLVAFASSLDQIGPLTRDVTDCALVLNTIAGYDPRDSTSVPHPVPDYTRCLTSELNGIRIGVPKEYFVEGMQAEVSAAIRAAVSKLEDLGARADWEVSLPHTSYALAAYYVIAPSEASANLARYDGVKYGFSYSDTDNMWEALEKTRQYGFGPEVKRRIMLGTYALSAGYYDAWYLKAQKVRTLIRREFDQAFEKFDALVTPTSPTVPFRIGDKAEDPLQMYLSDVCTLPINIAGLPAISIPAGFTGGLPIGMQIIGKPFSEETILKIAYAFEQATDWHKQKPNI; translated from the coding sequence GTGAGTGTCATACTAGACCCTACCCGGTTGACCATACACAAAGCGCACGAGTTACTGAAAACCGGACAGGTTTCCTCGGTTGAGCTGACCAGAGCCTGCCTGGAACGGATACAGCAGGTAGAACCTAAGGTGAGCGCCCTAGTCACCATTACCGATAAGCTGGCGCTGTCCCAGGCTGAACAGGCAGACCGGCTTATCGCCTCGGGTGATTCGAGCCCCCTGACCGGAATACCGGTAATAATCAAGGACAACATGTGCACCAGGGGAGTGCGCACCACCTGTTCGTCGAGGATGCTGGAGGACTTTGTGCCGCCCTACGATGCCACCGTGGTGGAAAAGCTGAACGACGCCCGGACGGTAATTGTCGGTAAGGCAAATATGGATGAATTCGCCATGGGCTCGTCCACGGAGAACTCCGCTCTGTTCCCCACTCATAACCCCTGGAACCTAGAGCACGTACCCGGCGGCAGCAGCGGAGGCTCAGCAGTAGCAGTAGCCGCCAGCGAAGCTATCTATGCCCTGGGCTCAGATACCGGAGGCAGTATCCGCCAGCCGGCCGGCTTCTGCAGTGTTACCGGTATGAAACCCACCTACGGCAGGGTGAGCCGATATGGACTGGTTGCCTTTGCCAGCTCCCTGGACCAGATCGGACCGCTGACCCGGGACGTTACCGATTGTGCTCTGGTGCTAAACACTATCGCCGGCTATGACCCCAGAGATTCCACCTCAGTACCCCATCCCGTCCCCGATTATACCCGGTGTCTGACTAGCGAGCTTAATGGCATCCGTATCGGCGTTCCCAAGGAATACTTTGTCGAAGGAATGCAGGCAGAGGTATCCGCGGCAATAAGAGCCGCGGTCAGCAAGCTGGAGGATTTGGGAGCGAGGGCAGACTGGGAGGTATCTTTACCCCACACCTCCTATGCCCTGGCAGCATACTACGTGATTGCCCCCTCGGAGGCCTCTGCCAATCTGGCCCGCTACGACGGGGTAAAGTACGGCTTCTCTTACTCCGATACCGACAATATGTGGGAAGCCCTGGAGAAAACCCGGCAATACGGCTTTGGTCCTGAGGTGAAAAGGCGCATCATGCTGGGCACCTACGCTCTCTCCGCCGGCTACTATGATGCTTGGTACCTGAAGGCGCAGAAGGTGCGCACCCTGATACGCCGGGAATTCGACCAGGCCTTTGAAAAGTTCGACGCCCTAGTAACACCAACATCACCCACCGTCCCCTTCAGAATCGGCGACAAGGCGGAGGACCCCCTCCAGATGTACTTAAGCGATGTCTGTACACTACCGATAAATATCGCCGGCTTACCGGCTATCTCCATTCCGGCCGGATTTACCGGGGGGCTGCCAATCGGCATGCAGATAATCGGCAAGCCCTTCAGTGAGGAGACCATCCTCAAGATTGCCTATGCCTTTGAACAGGCAACTGACTGGCACAAACAAAAGCCGAATATTTAA
- the trpS gene encoding tryptophan--tRNA ligase, with translation MKKRVFSGARPTGRQHLGNYLGAIQNYVNLQEEYDCVYCIVDIHALTTLEDTNSLQWNIREMMLDWLAAGLDPRKSILFVQSHVPEVTELHTLLSMVTPLSWLLRVPTFKEKVKLQPQNVNYGLVGYPVLMTSDIVLYKAEAVPVGEDQLPHLELAREIVRRFNNLFGDTFPEPEAKLTTFPMVLGLDGKDKMSKQIGNDIELALSEEETAARVMEAVTDPARRYRSDPGHPEICNIFRLHGYFNPFQQDDLAAQCRSAGIGCVDCKKNLAGEINDTLRSFREKRAELAGKPKYINELLADGAARARIIARETIREVKGNIGLL, from the coding sequence ATGAAGAAGCGTGTTTTTTCCGGGGCCCGTCCGACCGGAAGGCAGCACCTGGGTAATTACCTGGGTGCGATACAGAATTACGTTAACCTTCAGGAAGAATATGATTGTGTCTATTGTATTGTTGATATCCATGCCTTGACCACGCTGGAGGACACCAACTCCCTGCAGTGGAATATCCGTGAGATGATGCTGGACTGGCTGGCGGCCGGTCTCGATCCCAGGAAGAGCATCCTTTTTGTTCAGTCTCATGTACCTGAGGTTACCGAGCTGCATACCCTACTCAGCATGGTTACTCCCTTGAGCTGGCTGCTCAGAGTACCCACCTTTAAGGAAAAGGTCAAGCTGCAGCCGCAGAATGTCAACTACGGTCTGGTCGGCTATCCCGTCTTGATGACATCCGATATTGTGCTCTATAAGGCTGAAGCTGTCCCCGTGGGTGAGGACCAGCTGCCCCACCTGGAGCTGGCCAGGGAGATTGTCCGTCGCTTCAATAATCTCTTCGGCGATACCTTCCCTGAGCCTGAAGCTAAACTTACCACCTTTCCCATGGTACTCGGGCTGGATGGTAAAGATAAGATGAGTAAACAGATCGGCAACGATATTGAACTGGCTCTCTCTGAGGAGGAGACGGCGGCCCGGGTAATGGAAGCGGTGACCGATCCGGCACGGCGCTATCGTAGTGATCCGGGACACCCCGAAATATGTAATATTTTCCGGCTTCACGGGTATTTCAACCCGTTCCAGCAGGATGACCTGGCCGCGCAGTGTCGCTCCGCCGGAATCGGCTGTGTTGACTGCAAGAAGAACCTGGCGGGGGAGATTAACGATACCCTCAGGTCATTCCGGGAAAAGCGGGCAGAGCTGGCTGGTAAACCTAAGTATATCAATGAATTGCTGGCTGACGGTGCCGCCCGGGCTCGGATTATTGCCCGGGAGACCATCAGGGAAGTAAAGGGGAATATTGGGCTTCTTTAA
- the argS gene encoding arginine--tRNA ligase — protein MIKDKLVELLTQAVTEALEQGKLPPVSLPPVTVEHPQNEEHGDYASSLPLKLARAASVKPLAIAEDIAASIVPGPEIGTVRVMPPGFINFTLKADWLTAQVDSILEAGNTYGNVGLGEGRRVQIEFVSVNPTGPLHVGHGRGAILGSVLASVLAAAGYSVEKEYYINDAGAQTRAFARSLHARYQQQLGVSVEVPADGYVGNYMIDLAKDIVAEEGDRFLALPEPEAVLGLGQLGLDRMIGQIRADLEVLGVTFDIWFSEQSLYDGGQYEKVRSILEDGGYIAEKEGATWFISTALGEDKDNVIVRGDGSPTYFAADIAYHYNKFIERRFDRVIDIWGADHQGHVSRMKAVLGALGVDPERLGVIIAQLVTLRRGDELVRVSKRSGDIITLREVIDEVGTDACRFFFLSRSANSQMDFDLELAKKQSADNPVYYVQYAHARIASILRLARESGIDFRDGDVSLLTTEPELTLIRKMLLLPEVVEVVVSTLEPHHLAYYAQELATVFHGFYTQCRVVSRHEESLSKARLKLVAAARLVLARALHLMGMTAPETM, from the coding sequence ATGATTAAAGATAAGCTGGTTGAGCTGCTGACGCAGGCGGTGACCGAAGCACTGGAACAGGGCAAGCTGCCGCCGGTGAGCTTGCCTCCGGTAACGGTAGAACATCCCCAGAATGAGGAGCATGGCGATTATGCCTCGAGCCTGCCCCTAAAATTGGCCCGGGCAGCCTCGGTCAAGCCGCTGGCGATAGCCGAGGATATCGCCGCTTCTATCGTTCCCGGTCCGGAGATCGGTACTGTTCGAGTGATGCCGCCCGGTTTTATCAATTTTACCCTTAAGGCAGATTGGTTGACCGCGCAGGTAGATTCAATCCTTGAGGCCGGGAATACTTATGGCAACGTTGGCCTGGGAGAGGGCAGGCGGGTACAGATAGAGTTCGTCAGCGTCAACCCTACCGGGCCGCTTCATGTCGGGCATGGCCGTGGCGCTATTCTGGGCAGTGTCTTAGCCAGCGTACTTGCTGCCGCCGGCTATAGCGTGGAGAAGGAATATTATATTAACGACGCCGGCGCCCAGACAAGGGCCTTTGCCCGTTCACTCCATGCCCGTTATCAGCAGCAATTGGGTGTTAGTGTCGAGGTGCCTGCCGACGGCTATGTCGGCAACTATATGATTGACCTGGCTAAGGATATTGTTGCCGAGGAGGGGGATAGGTTTCTTGCTCTCCCCGAACCGGAGGCGGTGTTGGGTTTAGGACAGCTCGGGCTGGACAGGATGATAGGGCAGATCAGGGCCGATCTTGAGGTATTGGGGGTGACTTTCGATATCTGGTTCAGCGAGCAGAGCCTCTATGACGGGGGGCAGTACGAGAAGGTTAGGTCAATCCTCGAGGATGGTGGCTATATCGCTGAAAAGGAAGGAGCTACCTGGTTTATCTCTACCGCACTGGGTGAGGACAAGGACAATGTCATCGTGCGTGGTGACGGTTCACCAACCTATTTTGCTGCCGATATCGCCTACCACTATAACAAGTTTATTGAGCGCCGTTTTGACAGGGTGATCGATATCTGGGGGGCTGACCACCAGGGGCATGTCTCACGAATGAAGGCTGTTCTCGGTGCCTTGGGGGTTGATCCGGAACGGCTGGGGGTGATAATCGCGCAACTGGTCACCCTGCGCCGCGGGGATGAACTGGTGCGGGTTTCCAAACGTAGCGGCGATATCATTACTCTGCGTGAGGTGATCGATGAGGTGGGGACTGATGCCTGCCGTTTTTTCTTCTTGTCCCGTTCGGCGAACAGCCAGATGGACTTTGACCTGGAGTTAGCCAAGAAGCAGTCGGCGGATAATCCTGTCTACTATGTGCAGTATGCTCATGCCCGCATCGCCAGCATACTTCGCCTGGCCCGGGAGAGCGGGATCGATTTTCGCGACGGCGATGTTTCGCTGCTTACCACCGAGCCCGAGTTGACCTTGATAAGGAAGATGCTGCTTCTACCGGAGGTAGTCGAGGTGGTCGTGAGCACCCTGGAGCCCCATCACCTTGCCTATTATGCACAGGAACTGGCTACCGTGTTCCACGGTTTTTATACGCAGTGTCGTGTTGTTTCCCGGCATGAAGAGTCGCTGAGTAAAGCCCGTCTCAAACTGGTAGCGGCAGCCCGGCTGGTTCTGGCGAGAGCTCTTCACCTTATGGGTATGACGGCGCCGGAGACGATGTGA